Genomic window (Sinorhizobium sojae CCBAU 05684):
GGTCCTTCCAGAGTTCGGCGAGCAAGACAACGCGCTGCAGGCGACCGACCGGTAGCCCACAATTGTTCGCGACAGAAGAAGGGAGGCGAAGCTGTCGGGACAGCTTCGCCTCCCGAGGGCCAATTAGGCCGGACCGATTTTCTTGATGGCGTTAGCGACACCATTGATCTTGGTGATCTCGGTCGCAACCTGCAAGCTCTGCGCGGTCGCTTCGTTCTGAGCGGCCTTGAAGCTGGAAATGGCGGCTCCAATGCCGGCGTCGAGAGTGGAAGTGCTTGCCATAGCAGTGTCTCCTTTTTGAATTGGCGAGACGAACGCTATTCAGAAATAAGTAAGAGTCAAGATAGCATTGATAATATTCAGTTAATTCGCAATATAGATATGATGTTCGCTTTATGTATATTTAGCACTACTTAACATTGTTTTCATCGTGTTTCCAAATGCGATTTCCGTTGCATTTTATGCATTAACGTTACTCTATAATGAACGAGTGCCGTTCTATGACGAGCGGCCAGGCAATGCTAGTACGCGTCTGTTGTCGCCTGAACGGGAAGTATCAGAATGAGACTGCATCGGTTGCTCTACGCCATTCTCGCTTTATCCATGCCGGCCGCGCTGGGCGAGGCGAATGCGCAGTACGTGCGGCTGGAAGTCGTTTCGCAGCCTCTCGCGGACGTCGTCGCCACCCTGTCCTTCATGTCCGGAATTCCGGTGACCACCATCGGGTCACTTTCCGGAACGGTCGAGAACTTGTCGGTGAAGGACGAGGGCATCGCCGCCTTTGCGGCGCTTGGCCGGGCCAGCAATCTGTTCGTCGCCTATGATGGAAGCCGCGTGATTGTCGCGCCGAAGAGCGAAGTCGAGACTGTCGTGCTAGAGCGGGGAGGGCGTAGTTGGAGGTCCGCCCGAAGCGCCGTCGATGCACTCTTCCCGCTCTATCCGGAAGACGCCATCGTGCATGATGCGGAAAGCGACGTCTTGATCGTGCGCGGACCTGCTGCCTTCGTCGAAGCAATCGAAAAGCTGCTCAGCCAGTCCGGAGGCGAAACGGTCCAAGTCATCCGCGGCGGTGTGCTGGAGGCCGTACCGCGCTCCAACTTCAACTGACGCATGACACCCAATCTCGGGAGGACCGAGCCGAAGCGCGTTTGGACCGGAGCGCCGTCGTATGAAAGATTCTGCCGCTTTCGCGCAGCTTTTACGGATCCGCAACATGCGGGCGGACAATTTCGGGCGCGAACTGGCCCAACTTCAGCGGCATCTGGCGGAGCTCGACGAACGCCGGCGGGATGTCGAGGTGCAACTGCGGGAGTCGGAAACCCGCGCGAGTGCCGTGCTCGCAAATCTCCTCAGGCCGGGCCGCCGTGTCGAGGGCTGGGAGCTTGAACGCGCCGCGGAAGACGAATTGGCGTTGCGCAAAACGAGCGCCGCACTCGCCCGTCGGCGCGATGAACTCGAACGGGAGCGTGCGGCCGTCGAGAAAGAGATCGCGCGGTGTGAGCGGGATCTGCAGCGCGCCAGGAAGACGGCGCTGCGCACTGAGCTTATGGAGGAGACAGCCCGGGAGCCGCCGCACTAAGCTGGCGGGCTGTCCGCAAGCCTGCATTCACAGCGCGAGAGCGGCTTTTGCACGTCTGAAACAACGCGCGGCGCTGAGGCGCCTGCCCTCGGGCAGTCTGTGGCCGGCGCACCGCGATCTAATGGTGGTTTCGGGAGCCGGTTCCCTTTTGTAAAGCGGCGTCGTTGGGCGCGTCTGTCGCTAGACGATCCGGGAAGAGGTCGTTGATCTTGTAGGCGACCTCGGTCCTGTTGCTCGCATTGATCCTCTTCATGATGTTGCGGATATGCACCTTAACGGTGCTTTCGCGGAGATTGAGTTCGTGCGCGATCATCTTGTTCGCCTTCCCGCGGCGCAAGGCCTCCGCTACCTCCACCTGACGATCGGTCAAAATCCCGGCATAGGGTCGTGTGGCCATACCGCCCGGTTCGAACAGATGACGCATCGCGAAGATGCTGCTGGCCGGCACAAAGATGCCGCCTGCCATGGATAGCAGGATCGCTTCGAGGCAGACATCAATGCTGACAGAGGAGGGGATGTAGCCCTTCGCCCCATATTCCAGCGCCTTGAGGACCTGCGTGAGTTCGTCGGTGTCGGTCAGTAAAATGACAGGTGCAGGTGCAAGTTCGGTGACGAGATTGCGGATCTCCTCTTCCATGTCTGGATCTTCGAGCTGTCTTTCCGCGACGTTCAGCAGCACTGCGCAGGGAGACGGGCCGCCTTTCCGTTGCCTCTCCCATTCCTCCGCCGAACCATAGGTGAGCACATCGCGCGCCGGCCTCGCTGCGGAGATGTTCTGCGCCAGGCATTCACGCCTGAGTTCGCGCCTGTCGATGATGACGAGCGGCTGGTCAGGCGGCCGACCGGCTGTCGTCGACAAGGCGTCTGCGGCCCGCAATCTCAGAGGGCGAACAGATGCCGGATATTCGTTTCCATCCCCTGTGCCTGATGAGTTCATCGTCCTGCCCTCAAGCACCTCGCTTATGTGTTCGTCCTGTCCGAGATTTCCGACCTTGCGGACCGATTGGACCGCAAGAAAATAGAAATCAGGAATCGAAAGGTACTATGATTAATCGCATCATAGAATGACCAAATTGGGACGTTGAGGAAGGTATCAAATATTGTTTCTATGTAACTGCGGAGTTCATCTCTATTCTCTTCTGTACCTCGGATGTATAATCTCCGAGGTATTTCCCCATCCCCTTGAGGTATGCGAGGCACGATTGCATCGCACTGCGCCGCATCGTGTGCCGGTATTTCGATGGTCGCGCTCGGGTGTTCCGCCTGTGGCAGACCGGCCGCCGCAGCCGGATAGTGACGCGAGTTGCTGCCGCCGGATAAGCTGACGCGCGACCTCCTCCAGGAGGGGCGACCGGTGCATCGGAAGGATGGGGATGATTTCCGCCGTGAAAGGATATTTGTGAAGGCCACTTCATTTTTAGGCGAAGTTCCATTAGATTATCGATTGTAGTTTTGCCAATTTGTCATTGTTCTGTGGTCGTTTACTCTGATATTAACCTGCGTCCTCACTCAAAGGTATTAATTAAAAAGAATTACCGTGAGTTTTAGTCGGGGAATATTCGCCTGTTAAGCATGAATTATTTCTGTCTTTTTTCGCGGTGGCGAAAATTTTCATAAGAGGATTATGTGATGGCTTCATCGGTGTCGACGTTCGAGAAAGTTTCGGTATTTGCGCGGGACCCGTCGGGAGCGCAAGGCGGATCGAGGGACGGTCCAGACGAGAACGGGGTTCAGGAGGAAAAGATCGGCAAACGATGCCTCATCGTGCTCGACAGCAGGGCCCTTGACCGCGAATGCCTAGCGAGGACCCTGACCAATCACGGCCTGGGCATGGACGTGATCGCGTTCAGCTCCATTGAAGAATGGCGCGAAAAGAAGGATCGTTGCCAACCGGTTGGAGCCGTCCTTCTCAATATTGGCGCGCGGAAGGTCACCGAGGTCAGCCCGGACATTTCGAAGCTCGCCTCTGAATTTCGTCCCATACCGGTCGTGGTTCTGTCGGACAATGACGACATCGCCCAGATATTGAAGGTGCTCGAATCCGGCGCCCGGGGCTACATCCCCACATCCGTCGGGGTAGAGGTTTGCATCGAGGCAATTGGGCTGGCGATCGCCGGGGGGACATTCGTTCCGGCGAGCAGCATTCTTGCCGTGCGGCACCTGATCGAGACCGGAAAGCAGGAGCCGGCGCCGCTCGCGGGGATGTTCACACTGCGCCAGGCGGAAGTCGTGCAGGCTTTGCGCAAAGGCAAAGCGAACAAGATCATCGCCTACGAACTCAACCTCCGCGAAAGCACGGTCAAGGTTCACATTCGTAACATCATGAAGAAGCTGAAGGCATCGAACCGGACCGAGGTGGCCTACAAGCTGAACGATCTGTTTGCCGGCGATGCGGGCTACTCGTGACGCGCATGATCACCTAGCCCCGAGTCGCTGCTGCAGGGACGCGGCTACTGCGTGTCTTCATCCTTACATCGACCTCGGTTTAAGGATGAAGACATTCAGCAATCTACAGCGATCTTTGCGGGTCTGATAAGACGCGCGGACCGGAAGGCCTATGGCCTCGTCCGTCCTTTCCTCGCCTGCGACGGCGCGTGACCGTAGCTCTTACGGTAATCGCTTGAAAACCGGCCCATGTGGCGGAAACCCCATTTCCGAGCGATCTCGGAAATGGAAACCTCGAGTACCCCTTCCATCAGTTCCCGGTGCACGGCCTCCATCCGCAATTGCGTCAGATAGCTTGTCGGCGATGTTCCTTTGAAGCGCCTGAAGCCCTCTTGCTGGGAACGGATGCCTATGCCTGCCGCCTCGGCGATCTGCCCGATGGACAGTGCACTTGATAGGTTGGCATGCATGAACTCGATGGCGCGTTTCACGTGCCTCGGCGATGGCAGCCACTCGCCCTGGCTCAACGAGGCTGAAAATCGATGCGGTATTGTATCGACGAGCAGGCTGATGAGGGTCTTCGAAAGATGGTCGAGGGTATGGGGCATGCCCTCGACCACGGTATCCGGACCCAAGCTTTGTGCCATGACCTGCGCCAGTCTGAAGAATATCTGACCGCTGCCGGCTTCGAGGTCGAATTCGGTCTTGAAGTCCAAAGATCCTTGAACGGGACGTTCCAGGACGGTGCTGATGTGGCGAATGAGGTCGCTTTGATCAAAGATGATGGAGAGGTGACGTCGAGCCGAACCTGAGTCAACCTGTTGCCGTCGAGCACTGCGCCTTTGCCCGTTTCGGAATAGAGGGTTCTTCTTCCGATATCGATAGAGGCCGATCCCTCGAGGGGAAACAGGACCAACAGCTTCGGGACCTCGTTTTTCTGGCCGAGGCGGAAGCTGCCGCGAGATTGCACACGGCTGAAGGCGGCACAGCCTGCGGCAATGAACCGTAGCTGTATGAGAGATCCGCCTTGCGAGGCATCTGAACGTTTACCGGCCCTATGCAGCGCGCGAGAACGTCCGCGACCTCATCGGCGTCGTTGCCGATGTATGAAAGCTTCATTCCGGTTCGCTGTCCCGACATCGTTATGGTCTCAGGCAAATAGATGTAACCGCCCGCGAGCCGGTCTCTCTCGGTCGGTCGCTAGCTCCGTAGTTATAGGATCGAGTTCTTAGCACGTCCTGCCAAAGCGGGTTTGCGCGATGCTGGCCACCGTGGAGACAACTGCGCCCTGCGATCGGGATGCGTCAGACGATTGCAAGGGAGCCCCGATGGAAGCGGTGACGCGCCCTTGTATGCGTGTACGGCTTCTCGCCGAGTGCCCGAGCCGACTTAACGGTTGGGCACCGCGGTTTCGCGTCTGATGAAACTTCCATGTTCGCTGCCGTTCAAGCCATCCCGTTTTTTGTTATGTTTGTTGCGAGGGCCTTATGTAGCCCGATGCCGGAACAGGGAACAAAGTAAGCTGTTCCGCTGGTGGGGCAGTTCGATCAGTGAGGCTGATGCACGCAGCCGTTGCGAGTGCTGCCCTTTCCCTCTACCCGCGAATTGCGTAAAATAGCGCCCGGAGATCCGTGAGGCATGAGCGCGACCGGACAGCGCCCGTCGGAAACGAGCACCGAAGAGCCTGGCATCCGGCTCTTTCTGTGCGGCGACGTCATGACCGGGCGCGGCATCGATCAGGTGCTGCCCGCTCCGTGCAACCCGGCCATATACGAGACTTATCTCCGCTCCGCCGTCGACTATGTTCGACTTGCGGAGAGGGCCCATGGGCCGATCCCCTGGCCCGTCGACCTGTTCTACATCTGGGGCGTGGCGCTCGATGAATTCCGGCGCGCGCAGCCGCACGTGCGAATTATCAATCTCGAGACGGCGATCACTCACAGCAGCGATTACGTTGCCAAGTGCATCAACTACCGGATGAGCCCAAAGAACGCTTCCTGTCTTGCGGCCGCCGGCATCGACTGTTGTGTCCTGGCGAACAATCACGTGTTGGACTGGGGGGGTGCCGGGCTCCTTGAGACATTGTCGACACTGGACGATCTGCGGATAGGGAGGGTTGGTGCCGGGCGCGACCGGGCCGAGGCCGAAGCGCCAGCCGTGCTCGATGCCGGTGGCGAAGGTCGCGTCCTGGTCTTTGCACTGGCGATGCCGACGAGCGGGACGCCTGCTGGCTGGGCCGCCGGACCCAGGAGAGCGGGGGTGAACTTTCTGCCGGATCTTGCCTCGGCGCGGGTGCATGAGGTCGCGGAGCAGATCGTGGGCGTGAAGCGTCCGGGCGATGTGGCGATCCTGTCGCTCCATTGGGGGCCCAATTGGGGCTATGAAGTGACCGCGGCCGAGCGACAATTTGCACATGCGCTCATCGATGAGGCCGACGTCTCGGTTGTCTACGGACACTCTTCGCATCATCCCAAACCGATCGAGGTCTATCGCAATCGGCTGATCCTCTATGGCTGCGGCGATTTCATCAATGACTATGAAGGCATTGCGGGCTATGCGGATTTCAGGGGAGATCTGCGACCGATGTATTTCGTTCGAATCGATCCCGTCTCCCGCGATCTGCTGGCGCTCGAAATCGTTCCGCTCCAGGCGCATCGCTTCCGCCTGGTCTATCCCTCCACACGGGATGTCGAGTGGCTTCTGGCGAGGCTGGAACTTGAATGCCGGTCCCTTGCAACCGGTGTGAAGCGGCAAGACGACGGTACGATTGGTCTCACCTGGCCGCGAGCCTAGCGATATAGCCCGAAGTCATGAGCCTGACCGACTCCTATGGGTTAGAGCGGGATGCAATGGAATCCGTATAATATCGCTGCACTCGAGGGGTGGTCTTGCCGCCTTCTTCTCGCGGCTTCGATCGCACAAGGCTGGGCATCGGATTGGCAGTACAGCCAGCATATCCTCAGACAGATGCGGCTCGTATTCGGAAGGGGCCCGTCATGAAGACGTTTTTCACGGCAGTTCTTGCATGCGCGATGACGGCAGGATGTATGGAGACCGGTCGATATGTCAGCCTGTCCGGCTATGCCTACCAGACCGACCCAACCTGCATACGTCGGCAGCCGCCTTCGAAGTTCGATCCGCGCTGCGACGAGCCGATACTGGGCTTTTCAGGCTTCACTCCACCTCCCACCTTTGGGAACGGACTTTGATACATCGCACAGTTGGCCCTAGACCACGGTAATGACGCTTGGACCGCGATGCATGTGAAGACGATCGCGTCGCGTTGCGCTATGGTGGTTGTCCATGTCGAAGGAAACTGGGCAGCCGGCTTCACCTGCCGCAGTTGACGGGCAGGCTTCCAACGCTCGCGACGTGATTGCGATCGTAACGGAGTTCGTACGCGAGCTGCACTCGCAGGGAGCCCACTCCATCGAGATCGCTCCATCGAGCCGGATCGAACGCGATCTCGGCATCGACAGTCTTGGCCGCACGGAATTGACCTTGCGGATCGAGCGCGTCTTTCAGGTGAGATTGCCGGCTGGTGCCGTGTCCGAAGCAGAGACGGTCGCCGATCTCGGTCGGGCCTTGGAGCAGGCGCGCCCGGCGAAGAGGCGCGGCGCCAGCCGCAAGCGCACGGCGCCCGCTCTGCCGACCGTTTCCGCGCCGACCGCGGCGAGCACGCTCGTCGAAGCGCTCGAATGGCACGAGAAGCAGCATGCCGACCGGCTGCACCTGACCCTGTTGGAAGATGAGACCGCCACGCTCGGCACTCTCTCCTATGGAGGGCTTGCCACTCGCGCTCGGCGGGTCGCCGCTGCCCTCGTCCTTCGCGGTGTCATGCCGGGCGATCGGGTCGCCTTGATGCTCCCGACCAGCCTCGATTTCTTCGTCGCATTTTTCGGCATCCTCTACGCCGGCGCCGTCCCGGTGCCGATCTATCCCCCGACGCGCCTATCCCAACTCGAGGAGCACGTGCGCCGCCAAGCTGGAATACTCGGCAATGCCGGCGCTTGCCTGCTCATCACCATGCCGGAGGGAAGGAGGCTCGCTGGACTGCTCAAGGCGATGGTGGAGACGCTGAAGGCGGTCGATTGCGTTGCGGACATGGAGAGTGCGTCATCCGAGAAAGAATTGCCCGGGCCGGCTGATCCGGGCGCGGCCGCGCTCATCCAATATACGTCCGGAAGTACCGGTGACCCAAAAGGCGTCGTGCTCAGCCACGCCAACTTGCTTGCGAACATTCGCGCAATGGGCGAAGCCATGCAGGCTGGCTCGGACGACGTGTTCGTCAGTTGGTTGCCGCTCTATCACGATATGGGACTGATCGGCGCATGGCTGGGCTGTCTCTATTACGGCGCTCCGCTCTATGCGATGTCACCCTTGAGCTTTCTCACGAGGCCGGAAAGCTGGCTATGGGCGATGCACAACTACCGGGCGACCTTGTCGGCATCGCCGAATTTCGGGTTCGAGATTTGCCTCAACAAGCTGTCGGACTCCCATCTTGAGGGCCTGGACCTGAGCTCCCTGCGGATGATCGCGAACGGGGCCGAGCCCGTGAGCGCCGCTACTCTGCGCCGCTTCAGCGAACGCTTCGGGCGCTTCGGCTTGTCCGCGTCGGCCTTGGCTCCGGTCTACGGGCTTGCGGAGACTTCGGTCGGCCTTGCCTTTCCGCCGCTCGGACGGCCTCCCCTGATCGATCGGGTCGACCGCCAAGCGTTGAGCACGCGGGGCATCGCGGAGGTCGCTAACGCGGAAGACCCGGCGCCGGTTGAAATCGTCGCATGCGGCCAACCCCTGCCGCGTCACGAAATCCGCATCGTCGACGATGCGGGCCGCGAGCTTGGCGAAAGACGGGAGGGCAAACTCGAATTCCGTGGTCCTTCCGCGACGGCAGGCTATTTCCGCAACGAAGAGCAAACGCGCGCGCTCTTTCACGGCGATTGGCTCGACAGCGGCGACCGCGCCTATATGGCTGGAGGCGATGTTTTCATCACCGGACGCGTCAAGGACATCATCATCCGTGCCGGGCGCCACCTCTATCCGCAGGAGATCGAGGCGGCCGTAGCAGCCGTACCTGGCGTACGCAAGGGAGGGGTCGCCGCGTTTGGCCAGACCGATAATGCATCGGGCACCGAGCGGGTGGTTGTCATCGCGGAAACGGCTGAAACCAATCCGGATGCTCGCGCATCCATGCAGGAGCGCGTGATCGCGGCCACGACCGACGTCGCCGGCAGTCCCGCTGACGAGGTGGTTCTCGCACCGCCGCGGTCCGTACCAAAGACGTCGAGCGGCAAGATCCGCCGCGGCGCTGCGAAGGCGCTTTACGAGGACGGGCGCATCGGGTCGGACAGCCGAGCCCTCCCATTGCAACTGTCGAGCCTGATGATGCTCGGTATCGGTACGCAGATGCGGCGGCTAACGCGGCTGCTGAAGGAGCTGCTCTACGCTGCCTGGTGGTGGGCAGTACTCGGCCTGGCACTGTCGACCGGCGCGGTCGCCGTCCTCGTGCTCCCCCGGCTCTCCTGGCGCTGGCATGCCGTCCGACGGGTCTGCCGTGCAGCACTTGCCGTCATGGGGGTTCCGCTTGCCACCAGCGGCGTTGATCGCGTTCCGAAGGAAGGGGCAATGCTTGCCTTCAATCATTCGAGCTACTTCGACGCACTCGTGCTTGCGGCGATCCTGCCCGGCGAGCCGGCGATCGTCGCCAAGAGGGAGCTTGCCGGCCATCTCCTTGCCGGCCCGCTATTGCGCCGTCTCGGAATTCCATTCGTTGAGCGCCACGATGTGTCGGGAAGCCTTGAAGATGCCGGGACATTGACGAGTCTGGCCCGAGAAGGCCGCGTCCTCGTCGTCTTCCCGGAGGGCACATTCTCCCGCAGGCCCGGCCTCACCGGCTTCTATTTGGGGGCGTTCAAGGTGGCGGCGGCCGCTGGTCTTTCTATCCTGCCTGGTATCATCCGGGGAACACGATCCGTGCTTCGAGGCGAGCAATGGTTTCCGAGACACGGTGCGATCAGCGTCGAGATTGCCGACGCGGTGGCGCCGAAGGGAACGGATTTCGAGGCCGTCCTGAAACTGCGCGATGCCGTCCGCGACGCAATCCTCAGCCGCTGCGGCGAGCCTGATCTCGGCGGCTTGGCTAAACCCGAGCCACCCCATGGGGTCCAAGTCGGCCAGTAAAATGGAGCTGCGTCGCGTAGGACGCACAAAAGCGCGCTTTGAACCTGCGCATCGCGCTTTCGAAATCGGGTTCGATTTTCCGGCCGATGCGCTAGCCCACGGATCGGGAAGTCGGCAGGTCGCGGATGAGCTGAACGAACTCCTGCCATTCTGTCGCCGCCCAGATTTCCGTCGTCGCATGGCCGAAGGTGCGGATTATGGCCGCGACCTTGGTTGCGGCGGTGTTGTCGGGCGCCGTGAATATGTCGAGATAGTCTGCAGGGCCGAGGATGGCATAGTTCGCCTTCCACTCGACTTCGGGACACTCCCGGCGGATGTGCTCGGCGATCTCATCGCTGAGGTTCTCGATTGATTGCGGCGATTTCATCGCCTCGGGGCTGAGCCGCGTCAGCATGATGAACGTTGCCATGGCTGCCGTCCTTCCTCTGATTTTCCGGACGCCGTCGCGCAGAGTTGCCGGCCGCGATGATCGACGGTCTCTGCGGCGGACGTTTCGTAGTGGCTAACCACGTTGCCTCCGCTTGGTTCCCTCGCTGCCTCGGCGCGGCCCGTTCAGCGCACAACTACGACCGAGCAAGGGGCGTGCTGGACGACCTTCTGCGATACGCTTCCAATGAGCAATCCCCGCAACCCGCCGAGCCCTCGGCTGCCGATCACGATCAGGTCGGCGCCGATCTCGTCGGCCACGGCGAGAATGGTCTCGGCATAATCGCCGGGCTCGACGCGGGTGTCGACGGTGCCGACGCCGAGGCTCCGGGCGTTTTCGGCAGCGTCGCGGGCAATGTGGTCGCCCAAGACGGAAACCGCTTGCGGAATATCGCCCTGCGACTCCTGGAAAAACTCGTTCATCGAAGCGGGAGTACGCCCGAGTTGAGGCATGGTATAGGCCGAGACGCGGCGGACCAGATGTTCTGCATCGGCAAGACGGGTTGCCTCTTCAGCTCTGAGGCCATGCAGAATGACGTGAAGAACCGTGAGTCGCGCATTGAGGGCCTTAGCGAGATCCGCTGCCATCGTTACGGCCTCGCGGGCCTGGTCCGATCCATCGGTGGCGACAAGAATGTGCTTGGTCATGATACTCTCCTCCATTCTCGAGAGTCTCGCGCGAGGCCGGCGGAATTCAATGATTCCGGCCAAAAAGCCAGGGACCGGCGAGCCCAGGATCGCTCAGAGGGCTTCCGGCTCCGAAAGCAGTTCTGACAGGCGGGCGAGGAACTCGGCCGCCCGTGGCGCGTGGCTGACCCTGTGATCGCCGGCGACCGTCACCTGGATCACCTGCCGAACGGAGACGGTATCGGCGATTGCCCAGGGGCGCGGCGCGGCCGTGCCGCAGGCGATGATCGCAACCTGGGGCGGGTGAATCAGCGGAAAGATGCTGTCGGCTTTGCCGTTGCCGAGATTGCTCAGGACGACCGTCGCGCCCGCTGTCTCCGTTCCACTCAACCGACCGAGCTTGGCACGTGGCGTCAGATCGGCGATCGCCTGCATCAGGTCGTCGACGCTCCTTGAGTCCGTGTCGCGGATCGTCGGTGCGACAAGACCGCCGCCGCGCAGCGGTGTGGCGAGTCCCATATGGACGGCGGATGATGGCCGGAACCCCCCCTCGCGGTAATGGCCGTTGAGCTCCGGCACTTCCTTCAGCGCGAGTGCCACCGCCTTCATCAGCGGTGCCAGATAGAGGAGCCGGTCATTGCGCCGCCGGCCGGCG
Coding sequences:
- a CDS encoding response regulator transcription factor encodes the protein MNSSGTGDGNEYPASVRPLRLRAADALSTTAGRPPDQPLVIIDRRELRRECLAQNISAARPARDVLTYGSAEEWERQRKGGPSPCAVLLNVAERQLEDPDMEEEIRNLVTELAPAPVILLTDTDELTQVLKALEYGAKGYIPSSVSIDVCLEAILLSMAGGIFVPASSIFAMRHLFEPGGMATRPYAGILTDRQVEVAEALRRGKANKMIAHELNLRESTVKVHIRNIMKRINASNRTEVAYKINDLFPDRLATDAPNDAALQKGTGSRNHH
- a CDS encoding LuxR C-terminal-related transcriptional regulator, with the translated sequence MASSVSTFEKVSVFARDPSGAQGGSRDGPDENGVQEEKIGKRCLIVLDSRALDRECLARTLTNHGLGMDVIAFSSIEEWREKKDRCQPVGAVLLNIGARKVTEVSPDISKLASEFRPIPVVVLSDNDDIAQILKVLESGARGYIPTSVGVEVCIEAIGLAIAGGTFVPASSILAVRHLIETGKQEPAPLAGMFTLRQAEVVQALRKGKANKIIAYELNLRESTVKVHIRNIMKKLKASNRTEVAYKLNDLFAGDAGYS
- a CDS encoding helix-turn-helix transcriptional regulator: MSHTATVHCRRLCRLQPCAISRQLPPRPEKRGPEAVGPVSPRGIGLYRYRKKNPLFRNGQRRSARRQQVDSGSARRHLSIIFDQSDLIRHISTVLERPVQGSLDFKTEFDLEAGSGQIFFRLAQVMAQSLGPDTVVEGMPHTLDHLSKTLISLLVDTIPHRFSASLSQGEWLPSPRHVKRAIEFMHANLSSALSIGQIAEAAGIGIRSQQEGFRRFKGTSPTSYLTQLRMEAVHRELMEGVLEVSISEIARKWGFRHMGRFSSDYRKSYGHAPSQARKGRTRP
- a CDS encoding CapA family protein, with amino-acid sequence MSATGQRPSETSTEEPGIRLFLCGDVMTGRGIDQVLPAPCNPAIYETYLRSAVDYVRLAERAHGPIPWPVDLFYIWGVALDEFRRAQPHVRIINLETAITHSSDYVAKCINYRMSPKNASCLAAAGIDCCVLANNHVLDWGGAGLLETLSTLDDLRIGRVGAGRDRAEAEAPAVLDAGGEGRVLVFALAMPTSGTPAGWAAGPRRAGVNFLPDLASARVHEVAEQIVGVKRPGDVAILSLHWGPNWGYEVTAAERQFAHALIDEADVSVVYGHSSHHPKPIEVYRNRLILYGCGDFINDYEGIAGYADFRGDLRPMYFVRIDPVSRDLLALEIVPLQAHRFRLVYPSTRDVEWLLARLELECRSLATGVKRQDDGTIGLTWPRA
- a CDS encoding AMP-binding protein, encoding MSKETGQPASPAAVDGQASNARDVIAIVTEFVRELHSQGAHSIEIAPSSRIERDLGIDSLGRTELTLRIERVFQVRLPAGAVSEAETVADLGRALEQARPAKRRGASRKRTAPALPTVSAPTAASTLVEALEWHEKQHADRLHLTLLEDETATLGTLSYGGLATRARRVAAALVLRGVMPGDRVALMLPTSLDFFVAFFGILYAGAVPVPIYPPTRLSQLEEHVRRQAGILGNAGACLLITMPEGRRLAGLLKAMVETLKAVDCVADMESASSEKELPGPADPGAAALIQYTSGSTGDPKGVVLSHANLLANIRAMGEAMQAGSDDVFVSWLPLYHDMGLIGAWLGCLYYGAPLYAMSPLSFLTRPESWLWAMHNYRATLSASPNFGFEICLNKLSDSHLEGLDLSSLRMIANGAEPVSAATLRRFSERFGRFGLSASALAPVYGLAETSVGLAFPPLGRPPLIDRVDRQALSTRGIAEVANAEDPAPVEIVACGQPLPRHEIRIVDDAGRELGERREGKLEFRGPSATAGYFRNEEQTRALFHGDWLDSGDRAYMAGGDVFITGRVKDIIIRAGRHLYPQEIEAAVAAVPGVRKGGVAAFGQTDNASGTERVVVIAETAETNPDARASMQERVIAATTDVAGSPADEVVLAPPRSVPKTSSGKIRRGAAKALYEDGRIGSDSRALPLQLSSLMMLGIGTQMRRLTRLLKELLYAAWWWAVLGLALSTGAVAVLVLPRLSWRWHAVRRVCRAALAVMGVPLATSGVDRVPKEGAMLAFNHSSYFDALVLAAILPGEPAIVAKRELAGHLLAGPLLRRLGIPFVERHDVSGSLEDAGTLTSLAREGRVLVVFPEGTFSRRPGLTGFYLGAFKVAAAAGLSILPGIIRGTRSVLRGEQWFPRHGAISVEIADAVAPKGTDFEAVLKLRDAVRDAILSRCGEPDLGGLAKPEPPHGVQVGQ
- a CDS encoding GYD domain-containing protein translates to MATFIMLTRLSPEAMKSPQSIENLSDEIAEHIRRECPEVEWKANYAILGPADYLDIFTAPDNTAATKVAAIIRTFGHATTEIWAATEWQEFVQLIRDLPTSRSVG
- a CDS encoding universal stress protein; translation: MTKHILVATDGSDQAREAVTMAADLAKALNARLTVLHVILHGLRAEEATRLADAEHLVRRVSAYTMPQLGRTPASMNEFFQESQGDIPQAVSVLGDHIARDAAENARSLGVGTVDTRVEPGDYAETILAVADEIGADLIVIGSRGLGGLRGLLIGSVSQKVVQHAPCSVVVVR